One Phenylobacterium hankyongense DNA segment encodes these proteins:
- a CDS encoding competence/damage-inducible protein A produces the protein MASGEQDGVTAAVLIIGDEILSGRTQDTNLRDIARYLGVHGVDLAEARTVPDVHEEIVAALNALRARYDYVITTGGIGPTHDDITADAVAAAFGVELYEHPEILEMMAARWGGEVNAARRRMARVPVGGELVKNPVQGPPGFTIGNVFVLAGVPQIMRGMLEDVGHRLRGGAVTVSRTVRVEGSGEGVIAAPLEAVAKAHPAMSLGSYPFFGPEGYGSNLVLRGRDPAELEATVGELIEALKDAGVGDVREIAA, from the coding sequence ATGGCGAGCGGCGAACAGGACGGGGTCACCGCCGCGGTGCTGATCATCGGCGACGAGATCCTGTCGGGACGGACCCAGGACACCAACCTGCGCGACATCGCCCGCTACCTGGGGGTCCACGGCGTCGACCTGGCCGAGGCGCGGACGGTGCCGGACGTGCACGAGGAGATCGTCGCGGCCTTGAACGCCCTGCGCGCCCGCTACGACTATGTGATCACCACCGGCGGGATCGGGCCGACGCACGACGACATCACCGCCGACGCGGTGGCCGCGGCGTTCGGCGTGGAACTCTACGAACACCCTGAGATCCTGGAGATGATGGCCGCGCGCTGGGGCGGCGAGGTGAACGCCGCGCGCCGGCGGATGGCGCGGGTGCCGGTGGGCGGCGAGCTGGTGAAGAACCCGGTGCAGGGCCCGCCGGGCTTCACCATCGGCAACGTCTTCGTCCTGGCCGGCGTGCCGCAGATCATGCGCGGCATGCTGGAGGACGTGGGTCACCGTCTGCGCGGCGGGGCGGTGACGGTGTCGCGCACGGTGCGGGTGGAGGGCTCCGGCGAAGGGGTGATCGCCGCGCCGCTGGAGGCGGTGGCCAAGGCCCATCCGGCGATGTCGCTGGGCAGCTATCCGTTCTTCGGGCCGGAGGGCTATGGCTCGAACCTGGTGCTGCGCGGGCGCGACCCGGCGGAGCTGGAGGCGACGGTGGGCGAACTGATCGAGGCGCTGAAGGACGCCGGCGTCGGCGACGTGCGGGAAATCGCCGCCTGA
- a CDS encoding capsular biosynthesis protein, with amino-acid sequence MIVIPMAGRSQRFVDAGYTRPKYELDLKGRSVFAHAVAGFEAEFARTPFLFIAAAGAEAFVRAEARALGVAQVVVVPLDRPTAGQAETVELGLDAIGAAGPLTIFNIDTFRPGFTFPGGLFDTADGWLEVFRGSGANWSYVKPAPGPEPWAVATAEKQPISDLCCTGLYHFAQAEDFRAALAAERAAPQAAELYVAPLYNHLLADGRRIAWREIAREEVIFCGTPAEYEALQ; translated from the coding sequence GTGATCGTCATCCCGATGGCCGGCCGCTCGCAGCGGTTCGTCGACGCCGGCTACACGCGGCCGAAGTATGAGCTCGACCTCAAGGGCCGCAGCGTCTTCGCCCACGCGGTCGCCGGCTTCGAGGCCGAGTTCGCCCGCACCCCATTCCTGTTCATCGCCGCCGCCGGGGCCGAGGCCTTCGTCCGCGCCGAGGCCCGCGCGCTGGGCGTCGCCCAGGTCGTGGTGGTTCCGCTCGACCGACCTACCGCCGGCCAGGCGGAGACCGTAGAGCTCGGCCTCGACGCCATCGGCGCCGCCGGCCCGCTGACCATCTTCAACATCGACACCTTCCGCCCGGGCTTCACCTTCCCCGGCGGCCTGTTCGACACCGCCGACGGCTGGCTGGAGGTGTTCCGCGGCTCGGGGGCCAACTGGTCCTACGTCAAGCCCGCGCCGGGCCCCGAGCCGTGGGCGGTGGCGACCGCCGAGAAGCAGCCGATCTCCGACCTCTGCTGCACGGGGCTCTACCACTTCGCCCAGGCCGAGGACTTCCGCGCGGCGCTGGCCGCCGAACGCGCTGCGCCGCAGGCTGCGGAGCTCTACGTCGCGCCGCTGTACAACCACCTGCTGGCGGACGGCCGCCGCATCGCCTGGCGCGAGATCGCCCGCGAGGAGGTGATCTTCTGCGGCACGCCCGCAGAGTATGAGGCCTTGCAGTAG